A window of the Haloarcula litorea genome harbors these coding sequences:
- a CDS encoding helix-turn-helix domain-containing protein, whose amino-acid sequence MTDCVLAEVEVFDPPSCHVSHYADEEWDVCDVSRSALSGVDGDVVEEFTLTGDPDATPPSVEDSDHVEQVFSYDDEHVYRLSRPADQGCVCERIERSGCVVQDLSAVEDSVIVTFLVEDVETLRDVVGDLRETGDTVSLRRLVESANSPSRARPAVLDREALTERQEEVLERAYEMGYFEHPRDATAGEVADALGIATATFTEHLAAAQRKLLDDLLEPC is encoded by the coding sequence GTGACCGACTGCGTCCTCGCCGAGGTGGAGGTGTTCGATCCCCCCTCGTGTCACGTCTCACACTACGCGGACGAGGAGTGGGACGTGTGTGACGTCTCCCGGAGCGCGCTGAGCGGCGTCGACGGGGACGTGGTCGAGGAGTTCACGCTCACCGGCGACCCGGACGCGACACCACCGTCGGTCGAGGACAGCGACCACGTCGAGCAGGTGTTCTCCTACGACGACGAGCACGTCTACCGGCTCTCACGGCCGGCCGACCAGGGCTGTGTCTGTGAACGGATCGAGCGGTCCGGCTGTGTCGTCCAGGACCTGTCCGCCGTCGAGGACTCCGTCATCGTGACGTTCCTCGTCGAGGACGTCGAGACGCTCCGGGACGTCGTCGGGGACCTCCGGGAGACCGGCGACACCGTGAGCCTGCGCCGCCTCGTCGAGAGCGCGAACAGCCCGAGCAGAGCCAGACCGGCCGTCCTCGACCGCGAGGCGCTCACCGAGCGTCAGGAGGAGGTACTGGAACGCGCCTACGAGATGGGCTACTTCGAGCACCCGCGGGACGCGACGGCCGGCGAAGTGGCCGACGCGCTCGGCATCGCCACCGCGACGTTCACCGAACACCTCGCGGCGGCCCAGCGGAAACTGCTGGACGACCTGCTGGAGCCGTGTTGA